The following are encoded together in the Mycteria americana isolate JAX WOST 10 ecotype Jacksonville Zoo and Gardens chromosome 2, USCA_MyAme_1.0, whole genome shotgun sequence genome:
- the AZIN1 gene encoding antizyme inhibitor 1 isoform X1, whose translation MKGFLEDANYSIGLLDEGATLADVIDNCIYEHTHTGKRAFFVGDLGKLVKKNRQWQNVMAPIKPFYPVRCNSTPGVLEILGTLGVGFACSSKSEMALVQDLGISPENIIYTNPCKQASQIKYAAKAGINIMTCDNDIELKKIARNHPNAKLLLHIATEDITADEEMNMKFGTTLKSCRHLMECAKELGVQIVGVKFHVSGSCKELQTYIHAISDARCVFDMAEEFGFKMNMLDIGGGFTGSELQLEEVNHVIRPLLDVYFPKESGVNVIAEPGFYYVSSAFTLAVNIIAKKTVEYDKLLPSGVEQTRNDDEPVFTYYINDGVYGSFASKLSEKLNTIPEVHKKYKEDEPLFASSLWGPSCDELDQIVENCLLPELSVGDWLIFDNMGSGTLGEQSTFNDYQRPLIYYMMSFSDWDEMQDAGIASDTLMKNFFFVPSCIQLSPEDRFSTAA comes from the exons ATGAAAGGATTTCTTGAGGATGCAAATTACTCCATTGGCCTGTTGGATGAAGGAGCTACTCTTGCAGATGTTATTGACAACTGTATTTATGAACACACTCAT actggaaaaagagcattttttgtTGGCGATCTTGGAAAGCTTGTAAAGAAGAACAGACAATGGCAGAACGTGATGGCACCAATAAAACCATTTTATCCTGTAAGATGCAATTCTACTCCAGGTGTACTTGAAATTTTGGGAACCCTTGGTGTTGGATTTGCATGTTCCAGTAAA tctgaaatggCATTGGTACAAGACCTGGGCATTTCTCCTGAAAACATTATATATACAAATCCTTGCAAGCAAGCTTCTCAGATAAAGTATGCAGCGAAAGCTGGGATAAACATCATGACTTGTGACAATGATATTGAGCTGAAGAAAATTGCACGTAACCATCCAAATGCTAA GCTCTTACTGCACATTGCCACAGAAGACATTACTGCTGATGAGGAGATGAATATGAAGTTTGGCACCACCCTGAAGAGCTGTAGGCACCTCATGGAATGTGCTAAGGAGTTGGGAGTCCAAATAGTTGGTGTCAA atttcacGTTTCAGGCTCTTGCAAGGAACTGCAAACGTACATTCATGCTATATCTGATGCCCGGTGTGTGTTTGACATGGCT GAAGAATTTGGCTTTAAGATGAACATGTTGGATATTGGTGGGGGCTTCACGGGTTCAGAGCTTCAGCTGGAAGAG GTTAATCACGTTATCAGGCCGTTGCTGGATGTCTACTTTCCTAAGGAATCTGGTGTTAATGTGATTGCAGAGCCTGGATTTTACTATGTTTCATCTGCATTTACACTAGCAGTTAACATCATTGCGAAGAAGACTGTTGAGTACGATAAACTTCTTCCTTCTGGAG TGGAGCAAACCAGGAATGATGATGAACCAGTATTTACGTATTACATAAATGATGGTGTTTATGGTTCTTTTGCAAGTAAATTGTCTGAGAAACTGAATACTATCCCAGAGGTTCACAAG AAATACAAGGAAGATGAGCCTCTGTTCGCGAGCAGCCTTTGGGGTCCATCCTGTGATGAGCTTGATCAAATTGTGGAAAACTGTCTTCTTCCTGAGTTGAGCGTTGGAGATTGGCTGATCTTTGATAATATGGGTTCTGGTACCTTAGGTGAACAGTCTACCTTTAACGACTATCAGAGGCCACTGATTTACTACATGATGTCTTTCAGTGATTG GGATGAGATGCAAGATGCTGGAATTGCTTCAGACACATTGATGAAGAACTTCTTCTTTGTGCCTTCTTGCATTCAGCTGAGCCCAGAAGACCGCTTTTCCACTGCAGCTTAA
- the AZIN1 gene encoding antizyme inhibitor 1 isoform X2 produces MAPIKPFYPVRCNSTPGVLEILGTLGVGFACSSKSEMALVQDLGISPENIIYTNPCKQASQIKYAAKAGINIMTCDNDIELKKIARNHPNAKLLLHIATEDITADEEMNMKFGTTLKSCRHLMECAKELGVQIVGVKFHVSGSCKELQTYIHAISDARCVFDMAEEFGFKMNMLDIGGGFTGSELQLEEVNHVIRPLLDVYFPKESGVNVIAEPGFYYVSSAFTLAVNIIAKKTVEYDKLLPSGVEQTRNDDEPVFTYYINDGVYGSFASKLSEKLNTIPEVHKKYKEDEPLFASSLWGPSCDELDQIVENCLLPELSVGDWLIFDNMGSGTLGEQSTFNDYQRPLIYYMMSFSDWDEMQDAGIASDTLMKNFFFVPSCIQLSPEDRFSTAA; encoded by the exons ATGGCACCAATAAAACCATTTTATCCTGTAAGATGCAATTCTACTCCAGGTGTACTTGAAATTTTGGGAACCCTTGGTGTTGGATTTGCATGTTCCAGTAAA tctgaaatggCATTGGTACAAGACCTGGGCATTTCTCCTGAAAACATTATATATACAAATCCTTGCAAGCAAGCTTCTCAGATAAAGTATGCAGCGAAAGCTGGGATAAACATCATGACTTGTGACAATGATATTGAGCTGAAGAAAATTGCACGTAACCATCCAAATGCTAA GCTCTTACTGCACATTGCCACAGAAGACATTACTGCTGATGAGGAGATGAATATGAAGTTTGGCACCACCCTGAAGAGCTGTAGGCACCTCATGGAATGTGCTAAGGAGTTGGGAGTCCAAATAGTTGGTGTCAA atttcacGTTTCAGGCTCTTGCAAGGAACTGCAAACGTACATTCATGCTATATCTGATGCCCGGTGTGTGTTTGACATGGCT GAAGAATTTGGCTTTAAGATGAACATGTTGGATATTGGTGGGGGCTTCACGGGTTCAGAGCTTCAGCTGGAAGAG GTTAATCACGTTATCAGGCCGTTGCTGGATGTCTACTTTCCTAAGGAATCTGGTGTTAATGTGATTGCAGAGCCTGGATTTTACTATGTTTCATCTGCATTTACACTAGCAGTTAACATCATTGCGAAGAAGACTGTTGAGTACGATAAACTTCTTCCTTCTGGAG TGGAGCAAACCAGGAATGATGATGAACCAGTATTTACGTATTACATAAATGATGGTGTTTATGGTTCTTTTGCAAGTAAATTGTCTGAGAAACTGAATACTATCCCAGAGGTTCACAAG AAATACAAGGAAGATGAGCCTCTGTTCGCGAGCAGCCTTTGGGGTCCATCCTGTGATGAGCTTGATCAAATTGTGGAAAACTGTCTTCTTCCTGAGTTGAGCGTTGGAGATTGGCTGATCTTTGATAATATGGGTTCTGGTACCTTAGGTGAACAGTCTACCTTTAACGACTATCAGAGGCCACTGATTTACTACATGATGTCTTTCAGTGATTG GGATGAGATGCAAGATGCTGGAATTGCTTCAGACACATTGATGAAGAACTTCTTCTTTGTGCCTTCTTGCATTCAGCTGAGCCCAGAAGACCGCTTTTCCACTGCAGCTTAA